Genomic window (Leptotrichia sp. oral taxon 212):
TGTATGCTACTGCAAAACCTGAGAAAAAGAAAACGGTAGCGGCATTATTAATACCAATAGTATTTACAGCAGTAGTTTCAGGAATAACTGAACCATTAGAATTTACATTCTTATTTATAGCACCATTATTATTTGCGGTTCATGCTTTCTTAGCAGCAACAATGGCAGCAACAATGTATGCTTTTGGAGTAGTTGGAAATATGGGTGGAGGACTTCTTGACTTCCTTTTCTTAAACTGGATACCAATGTTTAAAAATCACTCTGGAACAGTAATTATTCAAATAGTAATAGGATTAATATTCACAGTAATATACTTCTTCGTATTTAAATTCTTAATTCAAAAAATGAATTTAAAAACACCAGGTAGAGAAGATGAAGATGAAGAAATGAAACTTTATACAAAAGCTGACTATAAAGCTAAACATGGTGAAGGTGCAGCAGCAGCTTCAGGTTCTTCAGATGACCAGTATATGGATCAGGCAATAATAATTCTTGAAGCATTAGGTGGAAAAGATAATATTGAAGAATTGAATAACTGTGCAACAAGATTAAGAGTAAGTGTAAAAGATGAATCAAAATTAGCAAAAGACGCTGCATTTAAAGCAGGTGGAGCACACGGAGTAGTCAGAAAAGGTAAAGCAGTTCAAGTAATTATAGGATTAACAGTACCACAAGTAAGAGAAAGAATCGAAAACTTAGTTAAATAATACATAAAAATAAGAAAGAATTTTCAGAAGTGATATATAGCTTATGAAAGTTCTTTCTTTTTTATCTTCATATTTGACAAAGAGTTTATTTAAAAATAAATTATCTCTTGGCGATAGCTGTAAAAGTAAATTTTTCAGGATGATGAATAACACTTTCATATTGAAATAATGCACCATTGGAAAGATAGGCGTGAGTTTCAATAACAACAACCATATTAATATCCTTCAATTTAAAATATTCCTGTTCTTCAGGAGTAATTTTTCTAAATTTTATATCTCTTCGTGAATAGGCAATCTTTAAATTCAAATCATTTTCCAGGTATTCGTATATAGAGTTTTTAGCTATATCTTCATTTAGAAAAGGAACAATTTTTCTGTCAAAGAAAGAAGTAGAATAACTTAAAACCTCATCATCTAGAGAATTTATACGGACAACCTTATAAAAATCAGCATCTTCAGAAACATTAAATTCTTTCATCAACTTTTCTATTCCCTGAACAATATATAAACTAATTAAGTCAGTTTTAATATTAATATTTTGAATTTTATTTATTTCCTGTTTAGTCTGAATTGAAGTTAGTGGAAGATTTTCCAGATTTTTTTTCTCCATGACAACAGATTTTTTACCTTTTATTTTCTGAATATATCCCTCAGCTTCCAGCATGGATAAAGCCTTTCTTACAGTAAGTTTGGAAAAATTATAGTCTTTTGCCAGATCATCTTCTTTTTTTAGGAATTCACCTGTTTTTATTGTATTATTTATAATTTTTTCTTTTATATCATTATACACTTTTTCATATTTATTCATTTTTATATATACCTTTCATTTAATGATAATATATTATACTATAAAATACATAAAATAACAATACAAATAGAAAAAGAGTTATATAAAAAATAAAAAAATTTAAAAAAGATTTATATAAACCTCTTGAAATTTATGAAAAAATATGATATAAATAGACATACAGTAAAAAACAAACATATTTAATAATAAAAAAAGAATGGGAGATGAGTATTTATGAAAAAATTTTCAATTGTAGTAGCTGGTGGGGGAAGTACATTTACTCCGGGAATTGTTCTGATGTTATTGGATAACTTGGAGAAATTTCCAATCAGACAGATTAAGTTTTATGATAATGATGCAGAAAGACAGGAAATCATCGCAAAAGCATGTGATGTAATCATAAAGGAGAAGGCACCAGATATTAATTTCGTTTATACAACTGATCCTGAAATAGCATTTACAGATGTTGACTTCGTTATGGCACACATAAGAGTTGGAAAATATGCAATGCGTGAAAAAGATGAAAAAATACCTTTAAAACATGGAGTATTAGGACAGGAAACTTGTGGACCGGGAGGAATTGCATATGGAATGCGTTCAATTGGAGGAGTTATCGAGTTAGTTGATTATATGGAAAAATATTCACCAAATGCATGGATGTTAAACTATTCAAATCCTGCAGCAATTGTAGCAGAAGCAACTAGAAGATTACGTCCAAATTCTAAAATATTAAATATTTGTGACATGCCAATTGGAATTGAATTGAGAATGGCTGAAATGTTAGGTTTAGAATCAAGAAAAGACATGGTTATAAGATACTTTGGATTGAATCACTTCGGATGGTGGACAGATATAAGAGATAAAGAAGGAAACGACTTGATGCCTGCATTAAAGGAAAAAGTTGCAAAAGTTGGATATAATGTACCAATTGAAGGAGAAAATACAGAAGCAAGCTGGAATGATACATTTACAAAAGCAAAAGATGTATTTGCTGTTGACCCTGCAACATTGCCAAACACATACTTAAAATACTACTTATTCCCTGACTATGTGGTGGAGCATTCAGATCCTAACCACACAAGAGCAAATGAAGTAATGGAAGGAAGAGAAAAATTTGTATTTGGTGAATGTAAAGCAATTGCAGAAAAAGGAACAGCAAAAGACAGTAAACTTCATGTAGATGATCACGCATCATACATAGTTGATTTAGCAAGAGCAATCGCTTATAATACAAAGGAAAGAATGCTGTTAATCGTAGAAAATGATGGAGCATTATCAAACTTTGATCCAACAGCAATGGTAGAAGTACCTTGTCTAGTGGGTTCAAACGGGCCTGAAAAAATAGTTCAGGGGAAAATCCCTCAATTCCAGAAAGGACTTATGGAACAGCAGGTTTCTGTTGAAAAATTGACAGTAGAAGCATGGATTGAAGGGTCATACCAAAAATTATGGCAGGCAATCACATTATCAAGAACTGTGCCGAGTGCATCTGTTGCAAAAGCAATATTGGATGATTTAATTGAAGCTAATAAGGACTTCTGGCCAGTGTTGAAATAGTTAATAAATTAAAATAATTGAAATTAAAGGACATACTTATTTTATGAGGTTATCTCAAAAGTTAAGAAAATTTATTTACAAATTACTTCTAACTTGCGAGATAATCTCTTTATTAATGAGATATAATTTTAAATAAAAGGATGAGAAAATATGGATACAAAAAAATTAGATAAAAAATGGTGGAAGAAAGAAGTTGGATATCAGATATATCCAAGAAGTTTTTATGATAGTAACAATGACGGAATCGGAGATTTAAATGGAATTACTGAAAAACTTGACTATCTGAAAAATCTGGGGATAACTCTTATCTGGGTTTGTCCAATATTTAAGTCACCAATGGATGACAATGGATACGATATTTCAGATTACTATGATGTAAATCCTGAATTTGGAACAAAGGAAGATTTGGAAAGATTAATTTCAGAGGCAGAAAAAAGAGGAATAAAAATAATTCTGGATTTAGTAATTAATCATACTTCTGATGAGCATGAATGGTTTTTAGAAGCGTTGAAAAATCCTGAAAGCAAGTACAGGAATTATTACATTTTTAAAAGGGGGAAAAATGGACTGCCACCGACAAACTGGAGAAGTCACTTTGGAGGATCGGTCTGGGAAAAAGTTGAAGGGGAAGTTGATGAAAACGGAAATGAAATGTATTATCTGCACTTATTTACGAAAAAACAGCC
Coding sequences:
- a CDS encoding 6-phospho-alpha-glucosidase gives rise to the protein MKKFSIVVAGGGSTFTPGIVLMLLDNLEKFPIRQIKFYDNDAERQEIIAKACDVIIKEKAPDINFVYTTDPEIAFTDVDFVMAHIRVGKYAMREKDEKIPLKHGVLGQETCGPGGIAYGMRSIGGVIELVDYMEKYSPNAWMLNYSNPAAIVAEATRRLRPNSKILNICDMPIGIELRMAEMLGLESRKDMVIRYFGLNHFGWWTDIRDKEGNDLMPALKEKVAKVGYNVPIEGENTEASWNDTFTKAKDVFAVDPATLPNTYLKYYLFPDYVVEHSDPNHTRANEVMEGREKFVFGECKAIAEKGTAKDSKLHVDDHASYIVDLARAIAYNTKERMLLIVENDGALSNFDPTAMVEVPCLVGSNGPEKIVQGKIPQFQKGLMEQQVSVEKLTVEAWIEGSYQKLWQAITLSRTVPSASVAKAILDDLIEANKDFWPVLK
- a CDS encoding GntR family transcriptional regulator → MNKYEKVYNDIKEKIINNTIKTGEFLKKEDDLAKDYNFSKLTVRKALSMLEAEGYIQKIKGKKSVVMEKKNLENLPLTSIQTKQEINKIQNINIKTDLISLYIVQGIEKLMKEFNVSEDADFYKVVRINSLDDEVLSYSTSFFDRKIVPFLNEDIAKNSIYEYLENDLNLKIAYSRRDIKFRKITPEEQEYFKLKDINMVVVIETHAYLSNGALFQYESVIHHPEKFTFTAIAKR